A genomic window from Leptolyngbya sp. BL0902 includes:
- a CDS encoding 2Fe-2S iron-sulfur cluster-binding protein, translated as MPTVSAQGKTFECEAGANLRKVLLAHGVDLYNGQSTVINCRSLGTCGTCAVQIEGEVSAPNWKDKTRRSLPPHQADRNLRLACQTQVLGDVKVTKYDGFWGQGETVVW; from the coding sequence ATGCCAACGGTATCTGCCCAGGGCAAAACCTTTGAATGCGAAGCTGGAGCCAACCTGCGAAAGGTGCTGCTGGCCCACGGTGTAGACCTTTACAACGGCCAGTCTACGGTGATTAACTGCCGCAGCCTGGGCACCTGTGGCACCTGTGCGGTGCAGATTGAAGGCGAGGTTTCGGCCCCCAACTGGAAGGACAAAACCCGCCGCTCCTTGCCGCCCCACCAGGCCGACCGCAACCTTCGCCTCGCCTGCCAAACCCAGGTGTTAGGGGATGTCAAAGTCACCAAATATGACGGCTTTTGGGGCCAGGGCGAAACCGTAGTGTGGTAG
- a CDS encoding ComEC/Rec2 family competence protein, translated as MGMVAGRLGCGAYVAGLFVVSLWVRHGGLGCWVGAGLTGLILLGLGGLAALILPRRWPLGPRAEVWLGLGGLGLVAALNYGWQYPAPSILDISRVLQQEAPTGTQQEVWGRLQEMPRESRSGKGQLWLQVQQTRRLDQAGQPLGELLPVEGKLYVTVPWAATADLHPGQQLQIRGQLYAPSQAKNPNAFDFQQHLASRGVYAGLNGQSVVIQGEGGWGLWRLRQRIVQAQAQGLGPEQGALVSAMALGRRAVQVPYPIQDAFIQAGLAHTLAASGFHVSLLLGLVMGILRWPALQGRISQPGVAQLGIGTAVLAGYVLMTGAQPSVMRAALMGIGVLVGLALERRTQPLGCLLVAVTLLLVWNPTWIDDVGFRLSVMATLGLMVSVPPLMDHLRWLPPTFATVLAVPLAAYFWTIPLSLYYFNTLTTYSVLLNMVATPLVTVISLGGMVSGVVSLVIPALGAALAALLWLPTTVLMALVNWQISLPGSTLAMGHIALWQMLGLYGLYGLGGWTALGRRRRWLVALAVLLLALGPLWYRGATLTQATVLAAGNDAVMVVQDRQSTLLINSGTQSTAFYTVGPFLRQAGINRLAHAIAGQSSDAENWQTLRAQAPIQHLYHTHRLSTFSQDLPTATKLGPHQPLSLGPHRVESLTDEATALKMTLFGAGVRPRTTQPETWILLTHLNQSLQRSLLQSTTPLASDVLWWDGQPLLPELIAAIHPQVAIASSRRLEDTVEAALQAMGVQVWCTERDGAVVWQPRRGHQAYLATAAPASTALE; from the coding sequence ATGGGCATGGTTGCAGGACGGCTGGGGTGCGGTGCGTACGTGGCTGGGTTGTTTGTGGTGAGTTTGTGGGTACGCCATGGTGGCCTCGGGTGTTGGGTAGGGGCGGGCCTAACGGGCTTGATTCTGCTGGGGCTGGGGGGGCTGGCGGCGTTGATTTTGCCCCGCCGTTGGCCGCTGGGGCCGAGGGCTGAGGTGTGGCTTGGGTTGGGCGGGCTAGGACTGGTGGCCGCCCTCAACTATGGCTGGCAATATCCTGCGCCATCCATCCTCGACATTAGCCGCGTGCTGCAACAGGAGGCCCCCACCGGAACCCAGCAGGAGGTGTGGGGACGGCTGCAAGAAATGCCTCGTGAGAGCCGCAGCGGCAAGGGACAGCTTTGGTTGCAGGTTCAGCAAACTAGGCGCTTAGACCAGGCAGGCCAGCCCCTAGGAGAACTCCTTCCTGTGGAGGGCAAGCTGTATGTGACGGTGCCCTGGGCGGCTACGGCAGACCTTCACCCTGGCCAGCAGCTTCAAATTCGGGGCCAACTGTATGCGCCCTCGCAGGCCAAAAATCCTAACGCCTTTGACTTTCAGCAACATTTGGCTAGCCGAGGGGTGTATGCGGGACTGAATGGCCAGTCCGTCGTCATTCAGGGCGAGGGCGGCTGGGGGCTGTGGCGGCTGCGGCAGCGCATTGTGCAGGCTCAGGCCCAAGGGTTGGGGCCAGAGCAGGGGGCTCTGGTTAGCGCCATGGCGTTGGGCCGACGGGCGGTGCAGGTGCCCTATCCCATCCAAGATGCCTTCATCCAGGCGGGGTTGGCCCATACCCTGGCGGCCTCTGGGTTCCATGTGTCGCTGCTGTTGGGGCTGGTGATGGGGATTTTGCGATGGCCTGCCCTTCAGGGGCGGATCTCCCAGCCCGGTGTGGCCCAACTGGGGATTGGCACCGCTGTGCTGGCGGGCTATGTGCTGATGACGGGAGCCCAACCCAGCGTGATGCGGGCGGCATTGATGGGGATAGGGGTGCTGGTGGGGCTGGCCCTAGAACGCCGCACCCAACCCCTGGGCTGTTTGCTGGTGGCGGTGACACTGCTGCTGGTGTGGAATCCCACCTGGATTGACGACGTGGGGTTTCGCCTCAGCGTGATGGCCACCCTGGGACTGATGGTGAGTGTGCCGCCGCTGATGGATCACCTCCGCTGGTTGCCGCCCACCTTCGCCACGGTGCTGGCGGTGCCCCTCGCCGCCTACTTTTGGACGATTCCCCTCTCGCTCTACTACTTCAATACCCTCACCACCTATAGCGTGCTGCTTAACATGGTGGCTACGCCCCTCGTGACGGTGATTAGCCTGGGGGGCATGGTGAGTGGGGTGGTGTCCCTGGTCATTCCTGCCCTGGGGGCGGCTTTGGCCGCGCTGCTGTGGTTGCCCACCACGGTCTTGATGGCCCTAGTGAACTGGCAGATCAGCCTGCCGGGAAGCACGTTGGCCATGGGCCACATCGCCCTCTGGCAAATGCTGGGGTTGTACGGCCTCTATGGCCTGGGGGGATGGACAGCCCTGGGACGGCGGCGGCGCTGGCTAGTGGCGTTAGCGGTACTGCTGCTGGCTCTGGGGCCACTGTGGTATCGGGGGGCCACCCTCACCCAGGCCACGGTTTTGGCGGCGGGCAACGATGCCGTGATGGTGGTGCAAGATCGCCAGTCTACGCTGCTGATCAACAGTGGCACCCAATCGACCGCCTTCTACACCGTGGGGCCATTTCTGCGGCAGGCGGGCATCAATCGCCTCGCCCACGCCATCGCCGGACAGAGCAGTGACGCCGAAAACTGGCAAACCCTAAGGGCCCAGGCTCCCATCCAGCACCTCTACCACACCCACCGCCTCAGCACCTTTTCCCAGGATTTACCCACCGCTACCAAACTGGGGCCACACCAGCCGCTGAGCCTGGGGCCACACCGCGTTGAATCCCTGACCGACGAGGCGACGGCTCTCAAGATGACCCTGTTTGGCGCTGGGGTGCGCCCAAGGACGACCCAGCCAGAAACCTGGATTTTGCTGACTCACCTGAATCAATCCCTTCAGCGATCCTTGCTTCAGTCCACTACCCCCCTAGCCAGTGATGTGCTGTGGTGGGATGGTCAACCGCTTTTGCCGGAGTTAATTGCGGCCATTCATCCCCAGGTGGCCATTGCCTCCAGCCGCCGCCTAGAGGACACCGTTGAAGCGGCCCTTCAGGCGATGGGTGTTCAAGTGTGGTGTACGGAACGGGATGGGGCGGTTGTGTGGCAACCCCGGCGGGGCCACCAGGCTTACCTCGCCACTGCTGCTCCGGCCTCAACGGCGCTGGAATAG
- a CDS encoding L,D-transpeptidase — translation MMISGPSWGYSPNRPLPLAPDAQAVTAVDIDPWPLLPLGEAADHLPPRIAPIQATHVVLRISERRVYLYDGDWAWASYPVAVGRQGWATPTGQFVVQRKQADPTWRHPFTGELVPPGPENPLGRHWVGFWSDGNNVIGFHGTPQEDLIGQAVSHGCVRMRNADIAEFFDRVQVGTPVLVEP, via the coding sequence ATGATGATCAGCGGGCCGAGTTGGGGGTATTCTCCCAACCGCCCCCTGCCCCTAGCCCCAGACGCGCAGGCAGTGACAGCCGTAGACATCGATCCCTGGCCCCTGCTGCCCCTGGGGGAAGCGGCGGATCATCTACCGCCGAGGATCGCGCCGATCCAGGCCACCCATGTGGTGCTGCGGATCTCAGAGCGGCGGGTATATCTATACGACGGAGACTGGGCCTGGGCCAGCTATCCGGTGGCGGTGGGTCGGCAGGGCTGGGCCACCCCCACCGGGCAGTTTGTGGTGCAGCGAAAACAGGCGGATCCCACCTGGCGGCACCCCTTTACGGGGGAACTGGTGCCCCCCGGCCCAGAGAACCCCCTCGGTCGCCACTGGGTAGGCTTTTGGAGCGATGGCAACAACGTCATTGGCTTCCACGGTACGCCCCAGGAGGATCTGATCGGGCAGGCGGTGTCCCACGGCTGTGTGCGGATGCGTAATGCCGATATTGCCGAATTTTTCGACCGTGTGCAGGTGGGTACGCCCGTCCTTGTAGAGCCCTAA
- a CDS encoding pentapeptide repeat-containing protein has product MPMLRFHRLSLTDLTQRYNQGQIRFERQDLTHLSLKDVRFPFLELVECNLQGVNLSRAFLPGAVFDQTRLHRANLNRINLIGADLVRVDCSAASLHHAMLSGACLTGANFSEANLMEASLSGCDLRGANLKRANLRGATLCHANLQGADLRRADLTGTDLTGANLLGTLMPDSTYIDYRQELLVAGSD; this is encoded by the coding sequence ATGCCTATGTTGCGGTTCCATCGATTGTCCTTAACCGATCTCACCCAGCGCTACAACCAGGGCCAAATCCGATTTGAGCGTCAGGATCTGACCCATCTGTCCCTAAAGGATGTCCGGTTTCCCTTCCTGGAACTGGTGGAATGCAATCTGCAAGGGGTCAATCTGTCGCGGGCTTTTCTGCCGGGGGCAGTATTTGACCAAACTAGGCTGCATCGGGCCAATTTAAACCGGATCAACCTGATTGGGGCCGACCTCGTCCGGGTAGACTGCTCGGCAGCTAGCCTGCACCACGCCATGCTGTCGGGGGCCTGCCTCACCGGGGCCAATTTTAGCGAGGCTAACCTGATGGAAGCCTCCCTCAGCGGCTGCGATTTACGCGGAGCCAACCTCAAACGGGCCAACCTGCGCGGAGCCACCCTTTGCCATGCCAATTTGCAGGGGGCCGATCTGCGGCGGGCCGACCTAACGGGCACCGACCTCACTGGAGCCAACCTCCTAGGCACCCTGATGCCCGATTCGACCTACATCGACTACCGCCAGGAACTCCTGGTGGCGGGTTCTGACTAG
- a CDS encoding inositol monophosphatase family protein has protein sequence MDMFWQTVLDFAQTTTQRVGQTLLEDFGHAQADLKADGSLVTASDRWADEALRTAILKTFPDHGVLSEETEHIFPNTDWCWIIDPIDGTTNFARGIPIWGISLALLYRGVPVFGYVAMPPLGQAFHGYWPGESGLTMPSGAFFNGRPMQPSPAEPGPQEFFSLCARSTSVMSQPFPCKIRMLGSATYNLLLVGAGWAIGAVEATPKIWDIAAVWAIVQAAGATWVALDGAALFPLTVGQDYSRQPYPTLVTAQRNWVETFVPLVGQVGQRP, from the coding sequence ATGGACATGTTTTGGCAGACGGTGCTGGATTTTGCCCAAACCACCACCCAGCGCGTGGGGCAAACATTGCTAGAGGACTTTGGCCACGCCCAGGCCGACCTCAAGGCCGATGGTAGCTTGGTGACGGCTTCCGACCGCTGGGCCGACGAAGCCCTTCGCACCGCCATCCTCAAAACCTTCCCTGACCACGGCGTCCTCAGCGAAGAAACCGAGCATATTTTCCCCAACACCGACTGGTGCTGGATTATCGACCCCATCGACGGCACCACCAACTTTGCGCGGGGTATTCCCATCTGGGGCATTTCCCTGGCGCTGCTCTACCGAGGGGTGCCCGTCTTTGGCTATGTAGCGATGCCGCCCCTGGGGCAAGCGTTCCATGGTTATTGGCCCGGTGAAAGCGGACTAACTATGCCCAGCGGTGCATTTTTTAACGGTCGGCCCATGCAGCCCAGCCCAGCGGAACCTGGCCCCCAGGAATTCTTTAGCCTCTGCGCCCGCAGTACCTCGGTGATGAGCCAGCCCTTCCCCTGCAAAATTCGGATGCTGGGATCGGCCACCTATAACCTGCTGCTGGTGGGGGCAGGTTGGGCCATCGGGGCTGTGGAAGCGACACCCAAAATTTGGGACATCGCCGCTGTGTGGGCCATTGTGCAAGCCGCCGGAGCCACCTGGGTGGCCCTCGATGGCGCGGCACTCTTCCCTCTCACCGTGGGCCAAGACTATAGCCGCCAGCCCTATCCAACGCTGGTGACGGCTCAGCGGAATTGGGTAGAGACCTTCGTGCCCCTGGTTGGCCAGGTGGGGCAGCGCCCTTGA
- a CDS encoding peptidoglycan-binding protein, producing MVGIPMPGVDLIKIFEGSRLEAYPDPKTGGEPITIGWGSTRDRQGRPFKLGDRITQQEADALLMDQIIRSYLPPQSRIPAWDRMNDNQRGAILSFAYNLGAHFYGANGFETLSRVLRNQEWNNIEAALILYRNPGSRVEEGLLRRRLSEANVFLAGTPGVSLSAAGQRYLAGGRTADPNSHLSREAQAYLANRPRITSGATPSSPLPAAPGSRLLRLATPPLQGPDVQQVQTALGRWGFNLVPDGVFGPATQRAVEQFQRNQGLTADGVVGSQTWAALQRQPTAPSVPPPSPPPIAPPPSPPSRRTLRLTQPFTTGPNVRELQQALARSGVALAVDGVFGPGTERAVRLFQSSRGLAPDGVVGPRTWAMLQGAATPPPPTSGGRTLRLTHPFTTGPDVRALQQALTRSGFAVAADGIFGPGTERAVRQFQTSRRLVADGIVGAQTRARLGL from the coding sequence ATGGTTGGGATACCGATGCCGGGGGTCGATTTAATCAAAATCTTTGAGGGATCTCGCCTCGAAGCCTATCCTGACCCTAAAACCGGGGGCGAGCCTATCACCATTGGCTGGGGTTCTACCCGAGACCGCCAGGGCCGCCCCTTTAAGTTAGGCGACCGCATCACCCAGCAAGAGGCCGATGCCCTGCTGATGGATCAAATTATTCGCTCCTACCTGCCGCCCCAATCGCGCATTCCCGCCTGGGATCGCATGAACGACAACCAGCGGGGGGCCATTCTCAGCTTTGCCTATAACCTGGGTGCCCATTTCTATGGAGCCAACGGCTTTGAAACCCTGTCGCGGGTGCTGCGAAACCAGGAGTGGAACAATATCGAAGCTGCCCTGATTTTGTACCGCAATCCGGGCAGTCGGGTGGAGGAGGGGCTGCTGCGACGGCGGCTGTCGGAGGCCAATGTCTTCCTGGCCGGGACGCCGGGGGTATCGCTCAGTGCGGCAGGTCAGCGCTACCTAGCCGGAGGGCGCACCGCCGACCCCAACTCCCATCTCAGCCGCGAAGCCCAGGCCTACCTGGCCAACCGTCCCCGCATCACCAGTGGAGCGACTCCAAGCAGCCCGCTACCTGCTGCCCCCGGGTCTCGCCTTCTGCGTCTGGCTACGCCCCCCCTACAAGGGCCAGATGTGCAGCAGGTGCAGACGGCCCTGGGGCGATGGGGCTTTAACCTGGTGCCCGATGGCGTCTTTGGCCCCGCCACCCAACGGGCCGTAGAGCAGTTTCAGCGCAACCAGGGTTTGACCGCCGATGGCGTGGTTGGCTCTCAAACCTGGGCCGCCTTGCAGCGCCAGCCCACAGCGCCATCAGTACCGCCCCCCAGCCCCCCACCGATAGCCCCGCCTCCCAGCCCCCCTAGCCGCCGCACCCTGCGCCTAACTCAGCCCTTCACCACCGGGCCAAATGTGCGCGAGTTGCAGCAGGCCCTGGCTCGGTCGGGGGTGGCCTTGGCGGTGGATGGCGTCTTTGGCCCCGGCACCGAGCGGGCGGTCAGGCTGTTTCAGTCCAGCCGAGGGCTTGCCCCCGACGGCGTGGTTGGCCCCCGCACCTGGGCCATGCTCCAGGGAGCAGCCACGCCCCCACCTCCCACCAGCGGCGGGCGCACCCTACGGCTCACCCATCCCTTCACCACCGGGCCAGACGTTCGGGCCTTACAGCAGGCGCTCACCCGGTCTGGATTTGCAGTGGCCGCTGACGGCATTTTTGGCCCCGGCACCGAACGGGCGGTGCGGCAATTTCAAACCAGCCGCCGCCTGGTGGCCGATGGCATTGTGGGGGCACAAACCCGTGCTCGTCTTGGGTTATAG
- a CDS encoding flavin reductase family protein, whose amino-acid sequence MLDEQAKKTLLRKIPHGLYICGVKDGDEVNGFTASWVMQASFTPPLVVNCVKNDSTSHAMVKASGVFALSVLEAGQKDLAQNFFKPLRRVGNKFEDIEFYPGPETGCPIIQDTLGYVECRVVGSVEHGDHTVFVGEVVGAGLHRDGEPLLLESTGWNYGG is encoded by the coding sequence GTGCTAGATGAACAGGCTAAAAAGACGCTGCTGCGGAAAATTCCCCACGGGCTCTACATTTGTGGGGTCAAAGATGGCGACGAGGTGAACGGCTTTACCGCCAGTTGGGTGATGCAAGCCTCCTTTACCCCGCCCCTGGTGGTGAACTGCGTCAAAAACGACTCCACCTCCCACGCCATGGTGAAGGCTAGCGGGGTGTTTGCCCTCAGCGTTTTGGAGGCTGGCCAAAAGGACTTGGCCCAAAACTTCTTCAAGCCCCTGCGCCGGGTGGGCAACAAGTTTGAAGACATTGAGTTCTACCCCGGCCCCGAAACCGGGTGCCCCATCATCCAAGACACCCTCGGCTATGTGGAATGCCGGGTGGTGGGCAGCGTCGAGCATGGCGACCACACCGTTTTTGTGGGCGAAGTGGTGGGGGCAGGGCTGCACCGCGATGGTGAACCGCTGCTGCTGGAAAGCACCGGATGGAACTACGGCGGCTAG
- the tilS gene encoding tRNA lysidine(34) synthetase TilS — protein sequence MERPPWSDLHARLHRELRQRALLPQGAGVVVAVSGGQDSIALLRLLLDLQPKWQWRLWAMHGNHGWRPDAAENAAFVADLCQAWGVPCQVVQADPPPTSEAEARAWRYNRLGAMAQSLGATHIATGHTATDRAETLLYNLLRGSGTDGLQALAWKRPLGDSPADAKLTVVRPLLAFSRQTTGTFCRRRGLPLWVDSTNADLSYTRNRLRLEVFPYLKAHIHPRVEHTLAQTAEILTAEVALLDQMTDDLYRAVVKPWAAQPSDKPSLDAQVPNPSNTQPSDKLLLDAQLPNPSNTQPPLDADSLDLTDPDPQLSALPLPLLGVVPPETYAWRIQRSPLRDAPLALQRRVLRRALQHTLTAPITFDQVEKLVTLVTAPNRSQTDPFPGGWVARVEGDYIQIQRADGIITILT from the coding sequence ATGGAACGCCCGCCCTGGAGCGATCTCCACGCCCGCCTGCACCGAGAACTGCGGCAGCGGGCGCTGTTGCCCCAGGGCGCTGGGGTGGTGGTGGCCGTGTCGGGGGGGCAAGACTCCATCGCGCTGCTGCGGCTGCTCCTAGACTTACAGCCCAAGTGGCAGTGGCGGCTGTGGGCCATGCACGGCAACCACGGCTGGCGACCCGACGCCGCTGAGAATGCCGCCTTTGTGGCCGACCTGTGCCAAGCCTGGGGCGTTCCGTGCCAGGTGGTGCAGGCCGATCCACCCCCCACCAGCGAAGCCGAGGCCCGTGCTTGGCGCTACAACCGTCTGGGGGCCATGGCCCAATCCCTGGGGGCCACCCACATCGCCACGGGCCACACCGCCACCGACCGGGCCGAAACCCTGCTCTACAACCTCCTGCGCGGCAGCGGCACCGACGGTTTGCAAGCCCTCGCCTGGAAGCGTCCCTTGGGGGATAGTCCTGCCGATGCGAAGCTCACCGTGGTGCGTCCGTTGCTGGCCTTCAGTCGCCAAACCACGGGAACCTTCTGCCGTCGGAGGGGGCTACCGCTTTGGGTAGACAGCACCAATGCCGACCTCTCCTATACCCGCAATCGGCTGCGGCTGGAGGTGTTTCCCTACCTAAAAGCCCACATTCACCCCAGGGTGGAGCACACCCTGGCCCAAACCGCCGAAATCCTCACGGCGGAGGTGGCGCTGTTAGATCAGATGACCGACGACCTCTATCGGGCGGTGGTGAAACCCTGGGCGGCGCAACCGTCGGATAAACCGTCACTGGACGCGCAGGTACCGAATCCGTCGAATACGCAGCCGTCGGATAAACTGTTGCTGGATGCGCAGTTACCGAATCCGTCGAATACACAGCCGCCACTGGATGCGGATTCCTTGGATCTGACGGATCCGGATCCGCAGCTATCGGCCCTGCCCCTGCCGTTGCTAGGCGTGGTGCCTCCAGAGACCTATGCTTGGCGGATTCAGCGTTCTCCCCTGCGGGATGCACCCCTCGCCCTTCAGCGGCGGGTGTTGCGACGCGCCCTTCAGCACACCCTGACGGCCCCAATCACCTTTGATCAGGTGGAGAAATTAGTGACCCTGGTGACGGCCCCAAACCGCTCTCAAACCGACCCTTTTCCGGGTGGGTGGGTGGCTAGGGTGGAGGGGGATTATATCCAGATCCAGCGGGCCGATGGAATCATCACAATCCTCACATAA
- a CDS encoding serine/threonine-protein kinase, whose product MTPSPPLPRESNPLGGRYQIVQPLAQGGFGRTFKAQDLHMPGHPFCVVKQLKPQVSSVEELQVARRLFDTEAQVLYQLGSHPQIPALLAHFEENQEFYLAQELIQGHALTEELVGQPWTEAQVVAFLGDLLGVLAFVHAKGVIHRDLKPSNLIRRREDHRIVLIDFGAVKQVSTQLHSQRSGLSHTISIGTQGYMPSEQLAGRPQFSSDLYAVGILGIQALTGYAPTDLHPHPQSGELDWRGYAPQRSPALLDFLDRLVRYDFRSRYRHGMEALAALRQLPPALSAQIPTEAIPVGAHRSSPSPVAPGQATAIDPTTLDPAAMNPAAMVPTVAVAPHRPDFPTAAVPLTHAATPRSAASPRPTWVPILALMVLAALGGGLGAVGWRAVMMPSNPEIDGGAPAANRPTPDDPSPPVPPRSPAERPSNPAPPAPTDTSTPAPVPPTPPATASETTPPEVVSEGRPTRSEVAGSTPAPPLDVASAQATVANLYVYISSGDWENAQAQFSPALAQQFDPGFFRQFDRVTVENLRVLEQSDDQIALLGENTYFYPDGTTQREERTFTVQMMNDEPRVVSSAFRRVIKFR is encoded by the coding sequence ATGACCCCTTCTCCCCCCTTACCGCGAGAATCTAATCCCCTTGGGGGGCGCTACCAAATCGTTCAGCCTTTAGCGCAGGGCGGCTTTGGGCGCACCTTCAAGGCCCAGGATCTCCATATGCCGGGGCATCCCTTCTGTGTGGTCAAGCAGCTCAAGCCCCAGGTCTCCAGTGTGGAAGAACTGCAAGTGGCGCGGCGACTGTTTGACACCGAAGCCCAGGTTCTCTACCAGTTGGGGTCCCATCCTCAAATTCCGGCGCTTTTGGCCCACTTTGAAGAAAATCAAGAGTTTTACCTGGCCCAAGAACTGATCCAAGGCCATGCGCTGACCGAGGAACTGGTCGGGCAACCCTGGACGGAGGCCCAGGTGGTAGCCTTTTTGGGCGATTTGTTGGGCGTGCTGGCCTTTGTCCACGCTAAAGGGGTGATCCACCGCGATCTGAAGCCCTCGAACCTCATCCGCCGCCGCGAGGATCACCGCATTGTGCTGATCGACTTTGGGGCCGTGAAGCAGGTCAGCACCCAACTGCACAGCCAGCGCTCTGGCCTCAGCCACACCATTTCCATCGGCACCCAGGGCTATATGCCCAGCGAGCAACTGGCCGGACGGCCTCAGTTTAGCAGCGACCTCTATGCGGTGGGCATCCTGGGCATTCAAGCGCTCACGGGCTATGCCCCCACCGACCTGCATCCCCATCCCCAAAGCGGCGAACTTGACTGGCGCGGCTATGCGCCCCAGCGTTCCCCAGCGCTATTAGATTTCCTAGACCGTCTTGTGCGATACGACTTTCGATCTCGCTATCGCCATGGCATGGAGGCCCTAGCCGCTCTGCGCCAGTTGCCTCCAGCTCTCAGTGCCCAGATTCCCACCGAGGCTATCCCTGTGGGTGCCCATCGCTCGTCGCCCAGCCCTGTGGCCCCAGGACAGGCCACGGCAATAGACCCGACGACGCTAGATCCAGCCGCGATGAATCCAGCCGCGATGGTTCCAACGGTGGCTGTGGCTCCCCATCGCCCAGATTTTCCCACCGCCGCTGTTCCCCTCACCCATGCGGCAACGCCTCGATCCGCAGCATCCCCCAGGCCAACCTGGGTGCCCATCCTCGCCCTGATGGTATTAGCGGCCTTGGGCGGAGGGCTAGGGGCGGTCGGCTGGCGAGCGGTGATGATGCCCTCCAACCCAGAGATCGATGGAGGGGCTCCGGCAGCTAATCGCCCTACCCCAGACGATCCTTCTCCTCCCGTGCCCCCCCGCTCCCCGGCAGAGAGACCGTCGAATCCTGCTCCGCCCGCTCCCACAGACACCAGCACCCCTGCGCCCGTTCCGCCCACGCCCCCAGCAACGGCTTCAGAGACCACCCCTCCTGAAGTTGTCTCGGAGGGTCGCCCAACGCGGTCGGAGGTAGCGGGTTCTACCCCGGCCCCGCCCCTAGATGTGGCCTCCGCCCAGGCCACGGTTGCCAACCTGTACGTTTACATCAGTAGCGGCGACTGGGAGAACGCTCAGGCTCAGTTTAGTCCGGCCTTAGCTCAGCAGTTCGATCCGGGCTTCTTTCGGCAGTTTGACCGAGTAACCGTCGAAAATCTGCGCGTCCTTGAGCAAAGCGATGATCAGATAGCGCTCTTGGGCGAAAACACCTACTTTTACCCCGATGGCACCACTCAGCGGGAGGAACGCACCTTTACGGTACAAATGATGAACGATGAACCCCGCGTTGTCAGCTCTGCGTTTAGGCGGGTGATTAAGTTTCGCTAG